Within the Medicago truncatula cultivar Jemalong A17 chromosome 4, MtrunA17r5.0-ANR, whole genome shotgun sequence genome, the region ccaattctttcttcttcatttcagCGCCCCCATGTTGCACTAGATGCTACATTCTCTTTTGTTTCAACTTGTTATCATTTTCCTTGGCCACTCACATTCATTATAAAACCTTGTGCTACATGttcctaaaatcgtgtcacgaaatagccatcgtgacacgttttaacCAATGTCGAATGAACCTCATCCTTTGTTCCAAATCGTGACACATTTTCAACAATCGTGACAAgattttgctttcttcaaaatcttctatttttcttgctttctttgctgtttaaacttgcttgtgaactcaaaatatcatgaaaatgacactaaaaatagtgaatgactgactgtcatcacaaccccaaacttgaatcattccttgtcctcaaggaatttACTTGTAATATTGATAATTgacagtaaaataacaattacctgaTCAAGCGATAGTACCCAAAAGTTCAACTCCCTACTAGCTAAAGATGAGCTAGTTTGACTTGTTTGCATCAACCAATTCACAACTCCACGCAACAAAATGAAAGGGTTCACACACAATGGACATACAATCTACATATTATCATAAgcttgaaaagtttctaaacgtcaatcaaaatcaatgtcaatgcacactttgaggtctttaaGGGTTATAACGGGACTTAGGTGAAGGTGAGATATTATTTGGATAAGTAGGgtacacaaaatttgagttaggcaCTCCTACGGAAGTTAAAGCACAAATTCAATCCATCATTCATTCACCTTTTGGAACAACCATTCTTGCAAGGGTACTAGAGATTATTTATAACAATTGGGACAATCGAGTTTGAAGTTACTCGGTTTTTCAATGTCTTGTCCGTTTTTcattctattcttttttttaatacaccatttggcatattgttttcatgagaatgttcttttttttttctttttcttttctttttctttttctttgttctctagtacccccaccccaaacttagttagttgcaaattccaatagcaaccccaaacttaatatttagcaacattctacaatgtctaactcagaaaaacaataagggataaatcctaaaagtctctaagcttgtaatgtagtttgtcaccgaacaaaaagatctaaacctaccggctcaaatttgctaaaaaaggataatatttcaaataataacaGGGTAGGCTTCAAAAAGGCTCACATGACCAAACACTTTTGCTTTAGTGTGCTAATGATAAAGATCAATCGACAGTagagaaaaattgcaagttctagaaatgtaAATGCATAAAACACTCTTTATaagtaaattggaaaaataaaatttagcaaTGAACTTTACAGTTATGATATCTGGGAGTTGTGACTACCTATCTTTAATTGCCGTACACTTCGTCTTTGAATCATAAGTCACTCctccttttgaacttttggaataccaCTTGAACACAGGGCAGAAATGAGGTGGGGAAAGATCAACAATCCTTTGTTGTCTTGTACTCCAACCACTATGGAACACTACTTCCAGAATAAACATACGGTGCTTGATAAGAAGCAAAGTAATCTTTCAACATAACTTTCAGCATACTTATGTTCCAGTGTCGATAAATGTTGATATGCAAACTTCATCAAATTAATCTGTAGATTCAACCAATTATGTATGAGAGAAAGTTCTTCAAAGTTCAAGCAATTCCAAAAGTTAatcattttcttgttttcctttAATTGTCCAGCAACTGTTGAAGGGAACAATACAGCATTCAGTGACTTATAGTGAACAAGTAGAGTTTCACAAGCTTGCCAGGACAGGAAAATAGATGGATGGACACTTTCCAACTGAGGACAATCTTCAATATGCAATACATTCAGATTTTCAGCTTTTGAAAAGTTAGGTAACTCCTTCAAGAATCCTGAATGTGATAGTGTAACTTCTTTTAAATTAACTAGATCCggctacacaaaaaaaaaaggtgatgtATATAAGCTTAAGTAGTTAATTTACAATAATTCCTTGAATTAAGATAAATTTAATCTGAAAGACACATAACAAGATTCTTTGCAGAAAACTTCTCTGGGAATGATTTTAGAGGGTAATGCATCCAATGAAGATATCTTAGATCATTTGGAAAAGATTGAAGCCCTTGAGGAAGAAGTTCCAAATCGTATTTACCATGAAAATCCAAATATCGCAAGTTGGTCATCTTAGCAAATACATGAGGGCTTAACTTCAGCTTCCTAAATGATGACAAGTCTACACGTATGCTTCTAATAGCATCAGTACCCTACCATTAACgtaaaagaaaaatttcaatCATTGAAAGCCatatttttaaccaaaataaCATATGTTATCTGAAATAGCCAAATATTTTTTACCTTGTCATTTTTCAATACATCATAGATAATATCAGGATCCCATAAATGACTGCATTTTCTAGGGTCTTCACTATATTCTTGGCGAACAACCTCCCGACCCATTTCTCATAGAATGTCATGCATAGATATAACATTATCGAGAAATAGTTATAAGAGCTTTATCTTTTAACCTTTCTAACCCAACAGCCACTGAATTATCACTTTCACAATCTTTCAGTAAAATTTTCATGTAATCCACTTTCAAATTCAACCCATTGAAGAAACATGCAATatctaaaaaatactttttctcTAAATGATCAAGATCATCATAACTGAGTCTCATTACATCATGAACTTCTTGAATTGGCAGTCTTTTAAGTTTGTCTAGCAGACTTTCCCATACTTCTTTACATTTTCCACGAAGCATATGAGCCAAAACTTTAAGAACTAATGGAACTCCTTTGGCATATTCGATCACCCTCTTTGATAGCTCATAGTACTCCATTTCAGGATGACTTTGTTTAAAGGCATTCAAATTGAAAAGCTCAAGTGCTTCACTAGAATCCAATACCCCAACCTCATATAGATCATCGTCATACACTTCATTAGGAATAAGTACTTGCTTATCTCTACTTGTTACAATTATTCTACTATCAGATTGAAACCAATCAAGAGTTCCAAATAACATCTCTAGCAGACCTTCTTCCTTAATATCATCAAGATCAATAAGAACCTTCATACGGCCAATCCTTCTATGAATATTATTAGACAACCCATTTGGTGAATCGATTTTCACATCTTCATTTAATAGGTTAGAAAAAagcttttctttttaaattgttaTTCCACGCCTTCCTAATTCCAAACTCACATTTGACATAAAACAACAACCATCATATTCAAAGCGATTTTGGTTAAATATTTCTTCTGCAATAGTTGTCTTGCCAATACCGCCCATACCCCAAATTCCAATAACACGGACCTTTCCCGACTCTTTGTTTAACAATGAATTCAAATGTGCAATTGGTCTGTCCATTCCAATAAGTCCTTCTGAGTACTTACCCAAACTCATCAACACAAAATTGGTGATTTCTTCCGGCAGCTCAGCATCATTCCTATTGATTGATGGGTGTAATGAGAAATCTCAAAATAGTGTCATTCTTATGAGGAAAAGACAAACACTTTCATCAAAAGTAAGAAAATGTATTGGTTTTTAACGAAAATGTATTAATTGGTCTAGTTTTATCACAAAATTCAATAAACCAACAAAAAGAATGTCATATTTAATCTAATCCTTGTTTGAAAGAAGTGCAACATTTaatataaaaggaaataaaactaactaatactccctccgttcctttttaattgtcatttttgcataaattttttgtttctaattaaccgtcactttcaaagttcaatgtaacattaaatattgttttacctTTATTACCCTtgattatttattgtagagagagaagtatatgaaataaaatattaaatgatgaAGGTTATTATACGAAAAAGATGGATTGATGtatcaaaagtaataaaaagtatttgttgtcttggtttgtgtacgAAActcaaaagtgacaattaaaaaggaatgaaATGAGTAATAAGATTTAAATGTAATTTTggtgtctattttgaaaaaactGCAACTTTGGTCCCTCTATTTCTAATTACACAATTTTGGTCCCTCCAATTTAGATTTCTTTTTTACCGACCCATTGTTTTTACCATCCAATTTAATGACGTGACAATAAATTAGATGACCTGAAATGAAAACAAATGGTCTAATTGCTCATAGTCTTAAAAAATTGgggttttaaaatgatttgtGACAATGCAtagaaagccaaaaaaaaaaaaaaaaatcaaatgaaataatataaggATTTGAGAGTGAACAGTGTATTGCCCTGTAATCAAATTGGATGGTTAAAATGATATgttgttcaaattttttaaaatggaggATCAAAATTACGCAACTAAGAAATGGGGAaccaaaattacacaattaaaaAATAGGATGCCGTTATGACAAAATAGGAGAACTAAAAATGCATTTAAGCatgcattaaaataaaacatgtctactctttaattttattttttttggtagatagacgaaatggcaaaagtcattataaactcacacacacaagtggaggtaccgaaGTTCGGCCTAataatttcggcatttttgtcagttgagttaggacttatggattctttcattcattttaaTAGGCACCAAAATGATGTATACTATAAGAGAATGACTATCTTATATGAAAATGATAAGAATAATCATCAACCAATAGATCATAAATAAATGGATGAGATTAAAAAGTCACATATGTACCTCACCTTATTATATCAATTCTCATAAACTCATTTCCCTTTTCATCTACTTCTCCCCACAATCAAGATTTGTGCTACCAAGATTTGTGCATTGGTTTTCTTCATATCATTCATGGATCGGTAAACAATAAAACCATTTTCTTCATATAATTCATGGATCGGTAAACAAAAACCATTATATCTATAATAATTCATgtttgtaaaaagaaaagaaaaaaaatctataccAATTCATGGCTCTGcttcatgaaattaaaaaattgagattGTGCGATCACCATAATTCAATTTCAACTAATTGAATGTTTCCTAGATTAGGGTTTGGCACTTGAGATCTAATTCATGATAAGAACAGAtagtataattttataaaattgaaattcccTATCAATTTTCTATTGAACCAACTACTcccatattttattattgtttgttgtATGTCAGTTGAAATCATCGAATCTCACTGCATATGTTATTGGCGGTGAAGGCAGATCCGAAATAAATGGCGGTGGAAACAAGTGGGTTCGAGAAGATGAGGTAAGTtgcctaaaattttaaattctttaaaattttcaaattacctcatccaaacacactctaagaaaataattttgaacattttctaaattcaaaatattgttgtttaaaATATTGTGCTTTAAAGTATTGAtaagaaattgtttaaagttaCAAAACAATCCTTTTATCCTTAATGTAAATCAAGACCGAGTCTGAAaagcaaaaacaatttaaaacataaagttGCAATACAAATTCACATATCAGCTTCTGTAGTTATTTAATACTCATATTCTTCCATGTTCATGTACCAATTCTTGTAGTATTAGGATATAGGGTAAAGTAAAGGATAATGTTAAAGGAGCCTTCACTGAGTTTATATATAGAAGCAGATTCGGAGGCAATTCTAAGATGTTAAAACCACTTTGGAACACTGCTCCGTTGGATACACATAAAGAGCTTGATAAGAGTCAATGTGATACATGTTGGTATGCAAATTTCAGAATGTTTCTTTGCGCATTAAATACAGTATTCGAGGGAGATTATTCATCCAATTTTAAGCAATTCGCAAACACAACCCTTTTCATGTTCTCCTTGCATTGTTCAGAAATTGAAGGGAACAACCCAGTTTCTAGTAATGTGCACCCTTGCGCAAGTAAGTATAATTTCAAGAGATTGAGGAAGCTCTGACAGAGTTTTCAGTTTATGGCAACATCAAATGTCTAGATACTGTAGTCTTATCAGATTCTTAAACATGAAGGAAAATTTTCATGAAACATTATCCTAAATGtaggattttaagttttctttGACATCCAAACAATGCAGGCAAAACATTGACTAGTGTGTATCCGTAAATCTAGTTCTGTCATTTTCTCTGATGTCACGTTCTCTCTTACTTGATCCTTCaagtaaatgaaaataattagtAATCCTTAATGTTCTATTATATATCTCATTAGTCTTTAACATTCTGTCAAATTTTTCATGTTATATACAACAGTAGAGACTAAGATGACGTATGTGGCAAACGTTAGGGActacttcatatttttgtttacTTGAAGAATAAATAGAAAGAGATAAGTTTTGGAGAcaaaattgatggtttattccACTATAATTTATAACCTGCACTCCACGCCAGATTTTTTCAACTCGACTACATGAAAAGTCCGAAATAATGAGTTTCTCCACTGAAAATTCATCTGGCAACTACTTCAAAGGGTAATGCATCCCAACTGAGGTATGTTAGTTCAGGTGGCATAGATTGAATTCCTTGAGTAAGAAGATTAAAACCATATGGATCATATGCACCAGGGACATATAGAAATTGTAGGTTTCTCATATTAGCAAATTTGGAAGGGCTTAACTTTAGCTTCCTAAGTGTTGGAAGTTGCATCCATATGCTTTAAATTGCTTCAGTCCCCTGCCAGAGGAGTAGAAgatcaatttaaacatcattaAAAGCAACTTATGTGATATctgtttatgctataagctctcaattaagttgtttatccaaaggCTTTTACCTCAAATGTCATCATCCCATATTCGACTACAGCTTCCAGGGTCTCCACTTTATTCTTGGCGAACAATTAAAAGTGATGGGCTAACTTCTTCCATAAGTACAACTCATATGGTAAAATGAGGCAgggaaatttaatattttgggGTACGAGTTTAAACCCGCATAACCCTCTTTTTCACAGTGTTTGTGAATGTAGCCAGTTGGAccttttgaacaaaaaaagtgATAGGCTAACAAAGCAATGTCCAAACTAATTCCTATAGCATGATTACCAGGGTGCATCATTGACTAATATATGTTGAATGATTAATTGCacaaatttatcttaaaaataatgGAGGCCAAATACTCTAAAAATGTATgaggtaaaaaataaaaaataaaactttaaccaaaaatgaaaaatctgaTGACTTAATTCCAGATAAATTAGCAGATTTGTTGAAAGcatgtctccaaattttcacCTTGATGGAGTTATACATTCCCTTGGTATTCAACAAATGCATTTTCATAACCCTTCATTTGATATCTTACATCTGCAGGATCTATCCCATAAAAAATAGGTATAACAATCTGTCCATATTTCTTTCTGCATTGAAGTATTGTGACAAGTTCGTCCAAACACCAACATGAAGAAGCATAGCCTTCTGAATTATGATCAAGGAAGTTAATAATCCTTTGACAAGTGATTGTGGTATTTCATCTCCCCTTTTAAGTTCATCATCTACGAAGGGTTTTAATTTCTTTCGACGAGAAGTCTCAATCAAATGACTAAGAAAATCCTCGCGGATGTCTTTGCCTCGAAAGCTAACGAAAACATTGCTGttgcatttaatgaaattgaagaaaatttagAAGTTATATGAATATGAGGCCACAAACGTTACGt harbors:
- the LOC25491436 gene encoding disease resistance protein RPP2A translates to MGREVVRQEYSEDPRKCSHLWDPDIIYDVLKNDKGTDAIRSIRVDLSSFRKLKLSPHVFAKMTNLRYLDFHGKYDLELLPQGLQSFPNDLRYLHWMHYPLKSFPEKFSAKNLVMCLSD